A genomic segment from Armatimonadota bacterium encodes:
- a CDS encoding DUF58 domain-containing protein, whose amino-acid sequence MKRRRMTALATALAFLVIALVFRIGFFAYAFYAAMLVAAIAYLMTYVSLDGLTAERHCTMRSGEIGEEAIVTVGIRNQKPNFVPWVIMEDILSDGVTILEGANSRAMVMRPLGATTLRYRIRCDRRGYHRIGPVLFESGDFFGLTRRFVCGPDTLFITVYPKVLPIDKYSVPTHRPLGETTVRMRIFEDPTRIAGVREYQQGDPLRRVHWKASARTGLLHSKIYEPSSVQGANIILDFNTRSWDGSGKGRRTEFACTVAASLASHLASRGVDLGFVSNGVDAADVIDVEPISVEVAHRDEARQLLERRKMSDRLRPVEVAVRRGQESIMLVMETLARLELSDGFSLAEMIAREYNAWPREDTVILIVPEVTPELGREIARLKSTGFSVLVLLIDNSASAPRAQASLAGLRVPMIHLRRETDLHNIVI is encoded by the coding sequence ATGAAGCGCCGACGCATGACCGCGCTGGCGACAGCGCTGGCATTCCTGGTCATCGCGCTGGTCTTCCGCATCGGCTTCTTCGCCTATGCGTTCTACGCCGCCATGCTGGTGGCGGCAATCGCCTATCTGATGACCTACGTAAGCCTGGACGGACTCACCGCCGAGCGCCATTGCACCATGCGCAGTGGCGAGATTGGCGAGGAAGCGATCGTCACGGTGGGCATCCGCAACCAGAAGCCCAACTTCGTCCCCTGGGTTATCATGGAAGACATCCTCAGCGACGGCGTCACGATCCTCGAGGGCGCCAATTCCCGGGCCATGGTCATGCGTCCCCTGGGGGCCACTACGCTGCGCTACCGCATCCGCTGCGATCGCCGGGGCTACCATCGCATCGGCCCGGTGCTCTTCGAGTCCGGCGACTTCTTCGGTCTCACACGGCGCTTCGTCTGCGGCCCGGACACCCTGTTCATCACCGTCTACCCCAAGGTCCTGCCCATCGACAAGTACTCCGTCCCCACACACCGGCCCTTGGGTGAGACCACGGTGCGCATGCGGATATTCGAAGACCCCACCCGCATTGCCGGGGTGCGCGAGTACCAGCAAGGCGACCCTTTGCGCCGGGTTCACTGGAAAGCCAGCGCGCGCACCGGCCTGCTGCATTCCAAGATCTACGAGCCGTCGTCCGTGCAGGGCGCGAACATCATTCTGGACTTCAATACTCGCTCCTGGGATGGCTCGGGTAAGGGACGCCGCACCGAATTCGCCTGCACAGTCGCTGCGTCGCTGGCGTCTCATCTCGCATCGCGCGGGGTGGACCTCGGCTTCGTCAGCAATGGTGTGGACGCCGCGGATGTCATCGACGTGGAGCCGATCTCCGTCGAAGTCGCCCATCGCGACGAAGCCCGGCAACTTTTGGAACGCCGCAAGATGTCGGACCGCTTGCGCCCGGTGGAAGTGGCAGTCCGGCGCGGGCAGGAAAGTATTATGCTCGTCATGGAAACCCTGGCGCGCCTGGAACTGAGCGACGGTTTCTCACTGGCCGAGATGATTGCCCGCGAATACAATGCATGGCCGCGAGAAGATACGGTCATACTCATTGTGCCGGAAGTTACACCCGAACTGGGGCGTGAAATTGCGAGGCTCAAGAGTACGGGGTTCAGCGTTCTAGTACTATTGATTGATAATTCTGCCAGCGCTCCACGCGCGCAGGCGTCGCTCGCAGGTCTACGGGTGCCAATGATCCACCTGCGACGAGAGACGGATCTGCACAACATCGTCATCTGA
- a CDS encoding MoxR family ATPase, whose amino-acid sequence MDVAALGRAVIDNVEKVVVGKRDAVRLSLVCLLCEGHVLLEDVPGVAKTMLARALALSVGCTFARVQCTPDLLPSDVTGVSVFNQKTLEFEFRRGPVFHQILLADEINRATPRAQSALLECMAERQVSVDGQTYALARPFMVLATQNPIEHEGTFPLPEAQLDRFLMRMSIGYPSFSDENEMLERLRLVHPIDQLGQVISSEQLIAAQSAVREVFVHEKVREYIVRLVHATRRTTDLAMGASPRASIALYRTAQALAALDGRNYAAPDDVKYVVKSVLSHRVIVAPEARLRGHGSGEIIDALVEKVPAPVEKGRG is encoded by the coding sequence ATGGATGTCGCCGCCCTCGGCCGTGCCGTCATCGACAATGTCGAAAAGGTGGTCGTCGGGAAGCGCGACGCCGTCCGGCTCTCTCTGGTCTGCCTCCTGTGTGAGGGCCATGTGCTTCTGGAAGATGTACCGGGCGTCGCCAAGACCATGCTGGCCCGGGCGCTGGCGCTCTCCGTGGGCTGCACCTTCGCCCGGGTCCAGTGCACGCCGGACCTGTTGCCTTCTGACGTTACCGGGGTCTCGGTCTTCAACCAGAAGACCCTGGAGTTCGAGTTCCGCCGGGGCCCGGTCTTCCACCAGATCCTCCTGGCCGACGAGATCAATCGCGCCACGCCGCGCGCCCAGTCCGCACTGCTGGAGTGCATGGCCGAGCGCCAGGTATCTGTGGACGGCCAGACGTACGCCCTCGCGCGGCCGTTCATGGTCCTCGCGACCCAGAACCCCATCGAACACGAAGGGACCTTCCCTCTGCCCGAAGCCCAGCTCGACCGCTTCCTCATGCGCATGAGCATCGGGTACCCGTCCTTCTCCGACGAGAACGAGATGCTGGAGCGCCTGCGCCTGGTGCATCCCATCGACCAACTCGGGCAGGTTATCTCCTCCGAGCAACTCATCGCCGCCCAATCCGCGGTGCGCGAGGTGTTCGTGCACGAGAAAGTGCGAGAGTACATCGTGCGACTGGTCCATGCCACTCGCCGCACCACCGATCTTGCCATGGGCGCGAGCCCCCGCGCATCCATCGCCTTGTACCGCACCGCGCAGGCTCTCGCCGCCCTGGACGGCCGCAATTACGCTGCCCCTGACGACGTCAAATACGTGGTCAAGAGCGTTCTCAGTCACCGCGTCATCGTCGCTCCCGAAGCCCGCCTGCGCGGCCACGGAAGCGGCGAGATCATCGACGCCCTGGTGGAGAAAGTCCCGGCTCCCGTGGAGAAAGGGCGCGGCTGA